TGTCGGGAGATCAGGCGGGCCTCGAAGCGGAAATTCCGGGGAGCCACCTCCAGCTGGCCCGAGAGCTTAAAATCCGAAGCCCCAAGACGCCCCTTAAGATCAGACACCTCCAGGCTGCGGCCCCGGCCCCGCAGGGCAAAGTGTTCTATCTCCGGCCATCCGTTATAGGGCACCTGAAGAGGGCCCCCGGAAAGACGGCCCTCAAAGCGACTGAGAAGGGGATGCTCCGTACGGAAATCTAGCTGAAGGTCCGCCTGGAAATCTCCCGAAAGCCCGGGATTCTTTACGAAAAGGGCCGCAAGGGTCTTTCCCGAAAGACGGCCCTTGAGGATGGTGCGGAAGCCTTCGGGGGTCTTCTCGTAAGAAAAATGCAGGTCCTCTCCGGCGTAGGCCAGGTGTCCTTCTTGGAGTTGGAAAAGGCCGGGAGCCCGCAGGAGGCGGCCTTCAAGGAGGGCTCCCCCGGAGGAAACCGCGGAAAAGGCCGCCGTAAGGCCTTGGTCCCGGCGCGAAAGTTCAAAACGGTGCACTTCAAGCGGGGCCTTAAGCCGGAAGCGTGGGTCCACCTTGTAGCGACGATAGAAGTGCTCCAGGAGGGCGGAAGAGAGGGTCCCTGAGCCCCGGAGAGAAAGCCCTCCCCCGGCCAGATCCAGATCCCCGGAAAGCTGAAGCCTGCTTTCCTTGAGGACGAAACTCCCGGGGCCAAAGCCCAGGGTCTCCTTCTGGTAGCGCACGGGAAGCCCGGAAAAAGAGGCCGAAAGGTCGAGGGAGGGAAGGTAGAGGGCCCCGGAGGCCAACCTGGCCGAAAGGATAAGCCCCGAACGGAGGGCCTTTCCCGAAAGAGGCCCTTTAAAGGAGAGGGCCTCAAGATCCACCTCGGAAAGGGAGAGGCGATAGGTCTCAAGGAGCCTGCGGGCTGAGGAAAAACGGAGGAAAAGGGGCTGCAGGGCGGGAAATTTCAGTCTCCCCCGGGCCTCGCGGATCTCTATTCGGGCGGGACGGACCGAAAAATCGTAGCTAAGCGAGGTGACCACCTCTCCAAAAGACCCGGAAAGAGAAAGACCGGAAAGGCTGACCCTCTTTCCTGAAAAACGGAAGATCCCTCCGGAAGCCTTCAAGGGAAAAGGAAGACGCGGATCTTTTACCAGGACCCCTTTGGGGCGCAGGCTCAGGGACACCCGGGGGGCGGCCCGGGTACCGGAAATGAGGACCTCTCCGGCCAGAGGGCCAGCGGCCTCAAGCCCCGCAAGGGCTTTCTGCACCTTCTTCGAGGCCGACCGGGCCACCGGGAGAAGCTCCGCGGCCTCTCCCTCGAAACGGGCCTTTACGGAAAGCGGGGCCTTCCGGTCCTTAAGATGGACCCTTACCGCCGCCGAAGAGATGCGGGTCTTCCGGAGCCTGGCCGCCCCCTTGAAGGTAAGGTCTCCGGCCACCAGGGAAAGGATCCCCCTGGCCCCGGAGACCTCCAGCCGGGGACGGGAAAGGGAAAGGGCCCCCTCCCTCACCCGGGCCGAAAGGATCAGGTTTTCCGGACGAAAACAGGCGGAAAGACTGCGGGCCCGGGCCTTGAGGTCCACTTCTTCAAAACGGCCCCCTTTAACCCGGGCCAAAAACCGGGAAAGGCCTCGGCTTTTTTCGGAAAAAGGGAGCAATCTTTCCCGAAGGCCCGAAAAATCCACCTCCTCCGCCTTTAGATCCAGACTGTAGAAGCCTTTCTCCCAGGCCAGACGCCCCTCCCCCCGGAATAGAGGCTCCCGGAAATCGAAATCCTTAAGAAGAATCTCCCAGTTCGCAGGCCCGTAAGTGAGCTGGCCCTCCAGTTTGGCACAGGAAATGAGGCGCAGGCCCTCCGGCTTTACACAGGGGGCGGTAAGGAGAAAACCCGCCACCAGCCCCCCTTCCTCGTAGGTGTAGGCCACTGAAAGGGAAAGATCGGTCTTTTCCAGGGGGAGGGGCCAGGTGAGCCCCGGCCACCTAAACCGGGAAAGATCCACATGGGAGGCCTCAAGACGCCCCTCAAGTCCCGGCTCCCGCGTATTAAGACGAGCCTTGAGCTGAATCCTTTCTAAAAAAGGCGCCCTGGCCGAGGCCTCAAGGAGGACCTGTTCCGGCTGGGTGCTCACCTCCGCGGCAAGGTCAGAAAGATCGAGAAGAAGGACTTCCTCCCGGAAGACCTGGATTTGCCCCTGGGAAAGGCGGGCCGAAAGGGTGGGAAGGGGCGGGATCTTCTTCAAGAATTCTTGCCAACGAAAGGGTTTGCCTCCCCGGGAGAGATAAACCTTGAGTTGCGGGGCCTCCAGAGAGAAGTCCCGCACCAGCACCTGGCGATGGAAAAGGGGGAGAATCTCGGGGTAGAGCTTGAGGCTTTTTACCGTGAGGAGATAGCGCGGGGCTTTGATCCGTACCCCTTCGGCCGAAAGGCCCGGACGCAAAAAGACCTTAAGGCGCAGGGTCTTTACCGAAACCTCCGCCCGTAGGGTGTGCGAAAGGCGCCGGGCCACCCGATCTTTAATGGCCGAAAGATTGACCAGATAGGGAAGAGAAAGACTTAAGGCCACCAGAAGGAGGAGCAATATCCCCAGGACAAGGGCGCTTATTTTCAGAAACTTTTTCATGCCTCCCCCTTAAGAAAGCGGCGCATTTCCTCGGCCTCCGGCCCCTCACCGTAAGGGACCTCCAGGGCCACCTCCAGCCCCCGGCGCCGGAAACAGACCGGAAGCGCGTTCGGGACCGGCACCCGCCGATAAAAAGAAAGGGGCTTTTCCAGATAGTGAAGGAGGAGGACCCGGACCACCACCATATGGGTCACCACGAGAAGGGCGCGCCCCTCCTCTTGATGGAAGAGATCCTCCAGGGCCCGCACCGCCCGACCGTAAACCTCGGCCAGGGTCTCGCAGCCCGGAAGATAAAAACGATGGGGTTTCTGAGACCAGACCTCGTACTGCATGGCCGGATCGGCCCGCAACTCGGCCTTAGTCCGTCCCTCCCAGGGAGGGATGCTGATCTCCAGAAAACCCGGGGCCTCGTAGATGGGAGGCCTCCGGCGGAGGTTCTCGGCCAGGATCTCCGCGGTGCGCCGGGTGCGGTGGAGAGGGCTTACGTAAATGGCCGAAAGGTCTTCGGCAGCCAGATACTTTCCCACCTGAGCGGCCTGGGCCTCCCCTTCGGGGGTCAGGGGCTCGGCGGTGCGCCCGGCGAAACGCCCTTCGGCATTGGCGTAAGTCTGTCCATGCCGCATAACGAAAATGCGCGTCTCCATGACCCTCCTCCCGGCCCTTATGGATAACACGAAAGAAACCTTCATTGAAGGTCCGGGGGATCGGAGGTATATGTTAGCCGGGAGGTGTCTCATGGGCGAGATCCTGCAGATTCCCTTGGAAGAAGAGCTCAAGCGCTCCTACCTGGATTACGCCATGAGTGTGATCGTGGGGCGGGCCCTTCCGGACGTGCGCGACGGTTTAAAGCCCGTCCAGCGCCGCATCCTCTACGCCATGTACGAAATGAAAAACGACTGGCGCTCGCCCCACAAAAAAAGCGCCCGGGTGGTGGGAGAGGTTATCGGTAAATATCATCCCCACGGAGACGCCGCGGTCTATGACACCCTGGTGCGCCTGGCCCAGGACTTTACCATGCGCTACCCCTTGGTGGACGGTCAGGGGAACTTTGGCTCCGTGGACGGAGACGCCCCGGCGGCTATGCGTTATACGGAGGTGCGCCTTTCCCGCATCGCCGGGGAGATGCTGGCCGATCTCGAAAAGGAGACCGTAGATTTCGTCCCCAACTACGACAACACCCTGATGGAACCTGCGGTCCTTCCGTCCCGGCTCCCCAATCTCCTGGTCAACGGGGCCTCGGGAATCGCCGTGGGCATGGCTACCAACATCCCGCCCCACAACCTGGGAGAGGTGGTAGAGGCCCTCATCGCCATGCTCCACAACCCGGAAATCACCCTGGACGAACTCCTGCAACACATTAAGGGCCCGGACTTTCCCACCGGGGGCCTCATCGTGGGCACCGAGGGGATCCGCGAGGCCTACGCCACCGGAAAGGGCCTCATCAAAATGCGGGGGCGGGCCTTCGTAGAAAGGGAACGGGGCCGAACGGCCATCGTCATTACCGAAATCCCCTACCAGGTCAACAAGGCCAAGCTGGTGGAACGCATCGCCGAGCTGGCCCGGGAGCGCAAGCTTGAAGGGGTGGCCGAGGTACGGGACGAGTCCGACCGGGACGGCATCCGGGTGGTGGTGGAACTCAAGCGCGAAAAGGCCGACCAGGCCCAGATCATCCTCAACCAACTTTACAAACACACTCCGCTGGAGAGCACCTTCGGGATCATTCTCCTGGCCCTGGTGCGGGGTCGTCCGGAGCTCCTTTCCCTGCGCGAAGCCCTGGCCCATTTTCTGGCCCACCGTCGGGAAGTGGTCCTGCGGCGCACCCGCTACGACCTGCGCAAGGCCCGGGAACGGGCCCATATCGTGGAAGGGTTACTCAAGGCCTTGGAGCATCTCGACGAGGTCATCGCCCTCATCCGGGGCTCCCGGACCCCTGCGGAGGCCAAGGAAAAGCTTATCCGGCGTTTCGCCTTCTCCGAGGCCCAGGCCCAGGCCATCCTGGAGATGCGACTCCAGCGGCTTACGGCCCTGGAGCGCGAAAAGCTGGTCTCCGAACACCGAGAACTCTTGCGTCAGATCGCCTGGTTCGAAAAGATCCTGAACGAAGAGGAAACCCTCAAGGAGGTCATCGAGGCCGAGTTGCGGGAGCTCCAGGAAAAGTTCGCCGACGAACGCCGCACCCAGATCGTCCCCGCCGAGGGCGAGGTCTCCTGGGAGGACCTGGTGGTGGAGGAAGCCATGGTGGTGACCCTGACCCACCAGGGCTATGTAAAACGGCTGCCCCTTTCCACCTATCGCCAGCAACGTCGCGGCGGAAAGGGCGTGAGCGGGCTGGCTATAAGAGATGAGGACTCGGTACGGGATCTCTTTGTGGCCACCACCCACGAGACCTTCCTCTGCCTTACCAATCAGGGGCGGGCTTACTGGTTGCGGGTGCTCGATATCCCGCAGGCCGGTCGCCAGGCTCGGGGCACGGCCCTTTCCAATCTTCTACAGCTTTCCGAAAACGAGAGGGTGGCCACGGTCCTTCCGGTCAAGGCCTTCGAGCCCGGGAAATTCGTGTTCTTTGCCACCCGGAAAGGTCTGGTCAAAAAGACGGAGCTTTCGGAATTCGGCCATCCCCGCTCCACCGGGATCCTGGCCATTAAACTCCACGAAGGCGACGAAGTGGTCGCCGCGGGGCTTACGGACGGAAAGAAAGAGGTCTTGCTTCTTACCCGGAAAGGACAGGCCATACGCTTTCCCGAGGAACAAGTACGCCCTATGGGACGGGCAGCCACGGGAGTAAAGGGTATAGAGCTTTCCGAAGGAGACGAGGTAATAAGCCTCCTGGTAATCCCTCCGGAGGAAAAGCGGGACCTCCTCACGGTAACCGAGTACGGCTATGGAAAGAGGATGCGTCTTGCGGAATTTCGGCTCCAGAGCCGGGGGGGCAAGGGGCTCATCGCGGCCAAGGTCAACGGAAAGAGCGGAGGACTCGCCGGGGGTCTCCTGGTCTCCGAAGAGGACGAAATCCTCCTGGTCTCCGATACCGGAAGGATCATCCGTCTGCGCGTAAAAGAGATTCCCTTCAAGGGCAGACCCACCCGGGGGGTAAAGCTCTTTTTCCTGAACGGCCAGGAGCGGATCGTGAGTCTGGCTGTGGTGCGCGAGGTTTAGACCGGCCGATAAAAGGCGTCCCGTTCCACAGGCTCGAAACCGGCCTCCCGGATGAGGCGCTCCAATTCCTCTCGCGAAAGGGCTTCGGCCTCCCGTCCCCCGGAGGCCTCGCTGATTCTTTCCTCCACCACCGTCCCGTGAAGGTCGTCGGCCCCGAAGTGGAGGGCCAGCTGGGCCAGCTTCACCCCCAAGAAGACCCAGTAGGCCTTAAGGTGGGGGATGTTGTCGAGCAGAAGGCGGGCCACGGCCAGGGTTCGCAGATCCTCAAAACCGGTGGTGGGCTTGATCTCCTCGCGTAAAGGGGTCTTTTCCGGGAGAAAAGGAAGGGGCACGAAACAGAGGAACCCTCCGGTCTCGTCCTGGACCTCACGCAGACGCAAGAGGTGATCCACGCGCTCTTCCAGGGTCTCTAGATGCCCGTAGAGCATGGTGGCATTGGTGGGAAGCCCCAGGCGGTGGGCGGTCTTGGCGATCTCCAGCCAGCGCTCGGCGGAGATCTTGCGAGGAAAGAGCCTCTCCCGCACCCTCTCGGAGAAGACCTCCGCTCCTCCTCCGGGGAGACAGGAAAGCCCGGCGGCCTTGAGATCCTGAAGGACCTCCTCTACCGATTTCCCGGAGATCCGGCTGAGGTGGTCGATCTCCACACAGGTGAAGGCCTTAAGGGCCGCCTGGGGAAAGGCCTCATGGACCGCGGAAAGAAGCTCCAGATAATAAGTGTAGGGGAGTTCGGGATGCACTCCTCCCACAATGTGGATCTCCCGGGGAGGGGGTCCTTCGGAAAGACGGCGCACCGCCTCCTCCGGAGAAATCACATAGCCCTCGGGATCTCCGGGAGGCCTCCAGTAGGCACAAAAACGACAGCGGTTCTCACAAATATTGGTGTAGTTGAGGTGCCGGTTGAGCACATAATAAACGCGGCGACCGTGCAGGCGCTCCCGCACCCTACGGGCCAGCCAGCCCAGGGCCAGGAGATCCCGGGTTTGAAAAAGTTTAAGTCCGTCTTCCCGGGAAAGCCTTTCCCCGGCCTCAATCTTTTCGTAAATTTCCGCAAGCCCTGCCCTTTTAATTGTTTCGCTGCGCATCCTCAGCTATACTAAATGGGTTGTAAAAGGCTGGCAAGCTCGGTGGGTAAGGTGAAAGGAGACTGGTTCAGCCCGGAGGAAAGGATCCGTCGGGAGAAGGAAAAGGCCCGGCGTTTGAGAAAGACCCGCTGGTGGCGCAAGAAGTGTGCCCGCGGAGTGTGCTATTATTGCGGCCGTAGGGTTCCCCCGCAGGAACTCACCATGGACCACAAGATCCCCCTGGCCCAGGGGGGGAGCTCGGAGAAGTGGAACCTGGTCCCGGCCTGTAAGGAGTGCAACAACAAGAAGAAATACCTCCTTCCCTGGGAATGGGAAGATTATTTGCGAAAACTACGAGGAGAAAAAGAATGTGTGGCATCATCGGATATCTCGGAGAGCGCCCGGTAAGGAGTGTCCTCCTTGAGGGTTTGAGGCGCCTTGAATACCGGGGCTATGACTCCGCCGGCGTGGCCTTTTTCACGGAAAACGGACTTTTCGTGCATCGGGTAAAGGGTAAGATCCTGGACCTTGACGAAAGTCTAGCCCGGATCGAGGTTTCCGGAAGGGCCCCGGGGCTGGGACATACCCGGTGGGCCACCCACGGGGAGCCCTCGGAAAGAAATGCCCATCCTCACCTGGACTGCCGGGCAGAGATCGCCGTAGTCCACAACGGGATCATCGAAAACTACCAGAGTCTGCGCCGGGAACTGGCCTCCCGGGGACACCGCTTCGTCTCCGAGACCGACACCGAGGTCCTGGCCCACCTGGTGGAAGAGGCCCTGGCCGAAAGCGGGGATCTGGCCGAAGCGGTGAGACGGGCCCTTCAGCGCGTAAAAGGGGCCTACGCCCTGGCGGTCATTTGGCGAAAAGATCCGGAGCGCATCGTCTGTGCCCGAGAGCAGAGCCCCCTGGTCCTGGGGCTGGGAGAAGCCGAGGTCTTCCTGGCCTCGGATGTCCCGGCCCTCCTTCCCTGGACCCGGAGGGTGATCTTCCTAGAGGACGGGGATCTCGGGGAACTCTCCCGACAGGGGGTGCGCCTTTTCCGGCTCGACGGCTCTCCGGTCCGGCGGCCCCTTCAGGAGATCACCTGGGACGCCTCCCAGGCCGAAAAGGGGGGCTTTCCCCATTTTATGCTCAAGGAGATCTACGAGCAGCCCGAGGCCATCCGCGACACCCTGAGAGGACGGCTGGACCCGGAAAGCGGGCGGGTGGATCTTTCCGACGCCGCCCTCTCGCCGGAATTTTTTGAGGGCCTTCGGAAGATCTTCTTTGTGGCCTGTGGCACCTCCTACCACGCGGGGCTGGTGGGAAAATACCTCCTGGAGGCCCTGGCCGGGATCCCGGTGGAGGTGGATCTGGCCTCCGAGTTCCGCTATCGCGACCCCCTGGTGGACGAAGGGACCCTCGCCGTGGTAATCTCGCAGTCCGGGGAGACGGCGGACACCCTGGCCGGCCTGCGTCTGGCCCGGGATAAAGGGGCCCGGGTGCTGGGTATCGTGAACGTCCTGGGGAGCACCATTGCCCGCGAGGCCCACAGGGTCATCTACACTCACGCGGGCCCAGAGATTGGGGTGGCCTCCACCAAGGCCTTCACCTCCCAGCTCACGGTGATCCTCCTTCTGGCCCTCTATCTGGGAGGGCTTTCCGGAAGGCTCTCTCCGGAGAGGGCCCGGCTCCTGGCCCGGGAGCTGGTGGAATTCCCCGGACTTCTTCAAAAATTGATTCCCAAGGTACATCCCTTACTCAAGGAGCTTTCGGAGCATTATTTTCGACAAGAAAATTTCCTCTACCTGGGCCGGAACATCCTCTTTCCCGTAGCCCTGGAAGGGGCCCTCAAGCTCAAGGAGATCTCCTACATTCACGCCGAGGGCTATGCCGCCGGAGAAATGAAACACGGCCCCATCGCCCTCATCGAAGAGAGCGTGCCCACGGTGGCCCTCGCCCCCAGGGAGTCCGGGGTGGTTTACGAAAAGATGGTCTCCAACATCGAAGAGGTGCGCTCCCGAAGAGGGCCGGTCCTCGCCTTCGGCACCCAGGGAGACGAACATCTGGCCGGGCTTTCCACAGATTTCGTGGGGCTGCCTCCGGTGTCCTGGGAGATCTCCCCCCTCCTTTACACCGTACCCCTTCAGCTTTTCGCCTACGAGATGGCCGTGCGCCGGGGCTGCGACGTGGACCAGCCGCGGAATCTGGCCAAGAGTGTTACCGTGGAATAGAGCGGCGGGCAGAAAGCCAGAGGGCTAGCACCCCAAAGGCCACGGCTACATTGAGGGAACGCTTGTAACCCCGCATGGGAAGTTGCAGAACCAGGTCGCACAAAGAGAGCACCTCCGGGTCCACTCCACAGAGCTCGTTTCCCACCACCAGGGCCAGAGGCTGCTCCGGAAGTTCAAGCCCGGGATGCCAGGGCCGGCTCCCCTCCGTCTCCAGGGCCAGGAGAAAAAAGCCCTCTTTTTGGAGCCTTCGGGTCAACTCCAGGGCATTCGGATGGTGGGACCAGGGGAGCACCTCCTCGGCCCCCAGGGCGGTCTTGGCCACCGCGGGATGATCCCCGGCCGGGGTAATCCCACAGAGATAAAGATGGGACAGACCGGCGGCCTCGGCGGTCCGGAAGATCGAGCCCACATTCCAGGCGCTGCGCAGGTTCTCCAGGACCCCTACACACGAGGGCTCGAGAAGTTTCCTTTCTTTGGGGCCATCTTTCTCCAGGGGTCGGCTCAAGAAAAATCGAAGCCCTCCCCCACAGGCCGGACACCTTTTAAGACTCTCCAGCGAGGGAAAGCGCAGCCTACAGCTCTCGCAAGTATAGTAGAGGGCCTCGGAGCACCCCGGGGTCTTTTCCATCATAAGACCAGCCAGTATTATACAGCCAAAATTAAGCCCTCTTTTCGGGAGGACCAAATGCACATCGCGGTAATCGGCACCGGATATGTAGGGCTGGTCTCCGGGGCGGGTATGGCCGACTTCGGCATGAAGGTCATCTGCGTGGACAAGGACAAGGAAAAGATCAAGCAGCTTCAGAAGGGCCGTATTCCCTTCTATGAGCCGGGGCTTGAGGACCTGGTGCGCAAGAATATGGAAGCCGGACGGCTCTCCTTCACCACCGATCTCAAGGCCGCGGTCAAGCAGGCCCTGGTGGTCTTTATCTGTGTAGGCACTCCTCCCAATCCGGACGGCTCGGCGGATCTCTCCCAGATCAAAGAAGTGGCCCTTTCTCTGGCCGAGGCCCTGGACGATTACAAAGTCATCGTCACCAAGAGCACCGTACCTGTAGGGACCAACCGCTGGTTAAAACGCCTTATCGATGAGCACAAGAAAAACAAGGTGGCGGTGGACGTGATTTCCAACCCGGAATTCCTGCGGGAAGGCTCGGCGGTGGAAGATTTCATGCATCCGGACCGGGTGGTCATCGGGGGCGAGAGCGCCTACGCCATCGCTATCGTAAAAGACATCTACCGGCCCCTCTATCTGGCCGAAACCCCTTTCATTATCACCAACCTGGAGACAGCCGAGCTCATAAAGTACGCCTCCAACGCCTTTTTGGCCACCAAGGTGGCCTTCATCAACGAGATCGCCAATCTCTGCGAAAAATTAGGGGCGGACGTTACCGTGGTGGCCCGGGCCATGGGGTTTGATCCGCGGATCGGCCGGAAGTTCCTCAACCCCGGCCCGGGCTTTGGGGGCTCCTGCTTCCCCAAGGACGTCAAGGCCCTTATCCATCAGGGACGCGAAGTGGGCGAGCCGATAAGGATCCTCGAGGCAGTGATTGAAAGCAACGAAAGACAGAAACTGCGGGCGGTGGAGAAGGCCGAGGCCCTCCTCGGGAAGCTTTCCGGAAAGAAGGTGGCCGTGCTCGGGCTTTCTTTCAAGCCCAACACCAGCGATGTGCGGGAGTCTCCGGCCC
This portion of the Thermosulfurimonas marina genome encodes:
- a CDS encoding AsmA-like C-terminal domain-containing protein → MKKFLKISALVLGILLLLLVALSLSLPYLVNLSAIKDRVARRLSHTLRAEVSVKTLRLKVFLRPGLSAEGVRIKAPRYLLTVKSLKLYPEILPLFHRQVLVRDFSLEAPQLKVYLSRGGKPFRWQEFLKKIPPLPTLSARLSQGQIQVFREEVLLLDLSDLAAEVSTQPEQVLLEASARAPFLERIQLKARLNTREPGLEGRLEASHVDLSRFRWPGLTWPLPLEKTDLSLSVAYTYEEGGLVAGFLLTAPCVKPEGLRLISCAKLEGQLTYGPANWEILLKDFDFREPLFRGEGRLAWEKGFYSLDLKAEEVDFSGLRERLLPFSEKSRGLSRFLARVKGGRFEEVDLKARARSLSACFRPENLILSARVREGALSLSRPRLEVSGARGILSLVAGDLTFKGAARLRKTRISSAAVRVHLKDRKAPLSVKARFEGEAAELLPVARSASKKVQKALAGLEAAGPLAGEVLISGTRAAPRVSLSLRPKGVLVKDPRLPFPLKASGGIFRFSGKRVSLSGLSLSGSFGEVVTSLSYDFSVRPARIEIREARGRLKFPALQPLFLRFSSARRLLETYRLSLSEVDLEALSFKGPLSGKALRSGLILSARLASGALYLPSLDLSASFSGLPVRYQKETLGFGPGSFVLKESRLQLSGDLDLAGGGLSLRGSGTLSSALLEHFYRRYKVDPRFRLKAPLEVHRFELSRRDQGLTAAFSAVSSGGALLEGRLLRAPGLFQLQEGHLAYAGEDLHFSYEKTPEGFRTILKGRLSGKTLAALFVKNPGLSGDFQADLQLDFRTEHPLLSRFEGRLSGGPLQVPYNGWPEIEHFALRGRGRSLEVSDLKGRLGASDFKLSGQLEVAPRNFRFEARLISRHLDLSDLRKRLKKEKSSSRGPVFVGHATFSVADLRLGPKYGLSRVEGELFYRPGRGRVVLKRGTFCDLPLRGEYLFGKAKALELSVLKSQGEFERLLTCLSPEKEALIRGSYRLRAEVRFSGTRSLFESGEGEILLVSPSGRIERFGLLAKLLGFLSPIDLFRGQVPSLEEEGFPYQGLSVKARLEGPKIHVQDAHLEGPGLRLFASGDIYLPNGRLDLTVMASPFKTVDTITSNIPLVGFLLTGKDKMLVSFPVGVRGTYRDPKFVPLDPKAIGQEIFGLFKRVFQLPAQIVTPK
- a CDS encoding histidine phosphatase family protein, which translates into the protein METRIFVMRHGQTYANAEGRFAGRTAEPLTPEGEAQAAQVGKYLAAEDLSAIYVSPLHRTRRTAEILAENLRRRPPIYEAPGFLEISIPPWEGRTKAELRADPAMQYEVWSQKPHRFYLPGCETLAEVYGRAVRALEDLFHQEEGRALLVVTHMVVVRVLLLHYLEKPLSFYRRVPVPNALPVCFRRRGLEVALEVPYGEGPEAEEMRRFLKGEA
- the gyrA gene encoding DNA gyrase subunit A gives rise to the protein MGEILQIPLEEELKRSYLDYAMSVIVGRALPDVRDGLKPVQRRILYAMYEMKNDWRSPHKKSARVVGEVIGKYHPHGDAAVYDTLVRLAQDFTMRYPLVDGQGNFGSVDGDAPAAMRYTEVRLSRIAGEMLADLEKETVDFVPNYDNTLMEPAVLPSRLPNLLVNGASGIAVGMATNIPPHNLGEVVEALIAMLHNPEITLDELLQHIKGPDFPTGGLIVGTEGIREAYATGKGLIKMRGRAFVERERGRTAIVITEIPYQVNKAKLVERIAELARERKLEGVAEVRDESDRDGIRVVVELKREKADQAQIILNQLYKHTPLESTFGIILLALVRGRPELLSLREALAHFLAHRREVVLRRTRYDLRKARERAHIVEGLLKALEHLDEVIALIRGSRTPAEAKEKLIRRFAFSEAQAQAILEMRLQRLTALEREKLVSEHRELLRQIAWFEKILNEEETLKEVIEAELRELQEKFADERRTQIVPAEGEVSWEDLVVEEAMVVTLTHQGYVKRLPLSTYRQQRRGGKGVSGLAIRDEDSVRDLFVATTHETFLCLTNQGRAYWLRVLDIPQAGRQARGTALSNLLQLSENERVATVLPVKAFEPGKFVFFATRKGLVKKTELSEFGHPRSTGILAIKLHEGDEVVAAGLTDGKKEVLLLTRKGQAIRFPEEQVRPMGRAATGVKGIELSEGDEVISLLVIPPEEKRDLLTVTEYGYGKRMRLAEFRLQSRGGKGLIAAKVNGKSGGLAGGLLVSEEDEILLVSDTGRIIRLRVKEIPFKGRPTRGVKLFFLNGQERIVSLAVVREV
- the mqnE gene encoding aminofutalosine synthase MqnE, which codes for MRSETIKRAGLAEIYEKIEAGERLSREDGLKLFQTRDLLALGWLARRVRERLHGRRVYYVLNRHLNYTNICENRCRFCAYWRPPGDPEGYVISPEEAVRRLSEGPPPREIHIVGGVHPELPYTYYLELLSAVHEAFPQAALKAFTCVEIDHLSRISGKSVEEVLQDLKAAGLSCLPGGGAEVFSERVRERLFPRKISAERWLEIAKTAHRLGLPTNATMLYGHLETLEERVDHLLRLREVQDETGGFLCFVPLPFLPEKTPLREEIKPTTGFEDLRTLAVARLLLDNIPHLKAYWVFLGVKLAQLALHFGADDLHGTVVEERISEASGGREAEALSREELERLIREAGFEPVERDAFYRPV
- a CDS encoding HNH endonuclease codes for the protein MGCKRLASSVGKVKGDWFSPEERIRREKEKARRLRKTRWWRKKCARGVCYYCGRRVPPQELTMDHKIPLAQGGSSEKWNLVPACKECNNKKKYLLPWEWEDYLRKLRGEKECVASSDISESAR
- the glmS gene encoding glutamine--fructose-6-phosphate transaminase (isomerizing), whose protein sequence is MCGIIGYLGERPVRSVLLEGLRRLEYRGYDSAGVAFFTENGLFVHRVKGKILDLDESLARIEVSGRAPGLGHTRWATHGEPSERNAHPHLDCRAEIAVVHNGIIENYQSLRRELASRGHRFVSETDTEVLAHLVEEALAESGDLAEAVRRALQRVKGAYALAVIWRKDPERIVCAREQSPLVLGLGEAEVFLASDVPALLPWTRRVIFLEDGDLGELSRQGVRLFRLDGSPVRRPLQEITWDASQAEKGGFPHFMLKEIYEQPEAIRDTLRGRLDPESGRVDLSDAALSPEFFEGLRKIFFVACGTSYHAGLVGKYLLEALAGIPVEVDLASEFRYRDPLVDEGTLAVVISQSGETADTLAGLRLARDKGARVLGIVNVLGSTIAREAHRVIYTHAGPEIGVASTKAFTSQLTVILLLALYLGGLSGRLSPERARLLARELVEFPGLLQKLIPKVHPLLKELSEHYFRQENFLYLGRNILFPVALEGALKLKEISYIHAEGYAAGEMKHGPIALIEESVPTVALAPRESGVVYEKMVSNIEEVRSRRGPVLAFGTQGDEHLAGLSTDFVGLPPVSWEISPLLYTVPLQLFAYEMAVRRGCDVDQPRNLAKSVTVE
- a CDS encoding RNA methyltransferase yields the protein MMEKTPGCSEALYYTCESCRLRFPSLESLKRCPACGGGLRFFLSRPLEKDGPKERKLLEPSCVGVLENLRSAWNVGSIFRTAEAAGLSHLYLCGITPAGDHPAVAKTALGAEEVLPWSHHPNALELTRRLQKEGFFLLALETEGSRPWHPGLELPEQPLALVVGNELCGVDPEVLSLCDLVLQLPMRGYKRSLNVAVAFGVLALWLSARRSIPR
- a CDS encoding UDP-glucose dehydrogenase family protein — its product is MHIAVIGTGYVGLVSGAGMADFGMKVICVDKDKEKIKQLQKGRIPFYEPGLEDLVRKNMEAGRLSFTTDLKAAVKQALVVFICVGTPPNPDGSADLSQIKEVALSLAEALDDYKVIVTKSTVPVGTNRWLKRLIDEHKKNKVAVDVISNPEFLREGSAVEDFMHPDRVVIGGESAYAIAIVKDIYRPLYLAETPFIITNLETAELIKYASNAFLATKVAFINEIANLCEKLGADVTVVARAMGFDPRIGRKFLNPGPGFGGSCFPKDVKALIHQGREVGEPIRILEAVIESNERQKLRAVEKAEALLGKLSGKKVAVLGLSFKPNTSDVRESPALTVVPELVRRGASVRVYDPVAQEEFRRWLPDLKVDYAPSPLEAARGAHALIILTEWNEFRFLDLAEIKKLMAEPNLIDLRNIYEPEMVKALGFRYTGIGRS